In Anaeromusa acidaminophila DSM 3853, a single window of DNA contains:
- a CDS encoding DNA recombination protein RmuC, whose protein sequence is MDTATITLLAAALLQLLLILWLLQKISRLSNAKEESESEKEKLRQELQESRRELRETLQDFNDSVLRRLAEHMGMQLQQTESMSSHLQNLTQAQERRQEHLRQSLEAQMESLRLENGRRLEEIRAMVDERLQQTLERKLGESFQWVSERLEMVHKGLGEMQNLAASVGDLKKVLTNVKTRGTWGEIQLAALLSDVLAPEQYAANVAVVPGRNERVEFALRLPGQGETGCIWLPVDAKFPQEDFLRLQEAREAGDAEGQESAAKKLEQRLRLEAKSIAEKYVAPPHTTDFALLFLPTEGLYAEVLQRPGLAEELLRRHRVVVTGPMTLAALLNSLQLGFRTLAIEQRSAEVWELLGAVRGEFARFGLMLEKTQKKLQEASFSIESAAKTSRSMEQRLSSLQQWRSEGVLDEPDNL, encoded by the coding sequence ATGGATACTGCGACCATAACGTTGCTGGCGGCGGCCCTTTTGCAATTGCTATTAATACTGTGGCTGCTCCAAAAAATCAGCCGGTTAAGCAACGCCAAAGAAGAGTCGGAATCAGAAAAAGAAAAGCTGCGTCAGGAACTGCAGGAAAGCCGCCGGGAATTGCGGGAAACACTGCAGGATTTTAATGATTCCGTGTTGCGTCGTCTGGCGGAACACATGGGCATGCAATTGCAGCAGACAGAAAGCATGTCCAGCCATCTGCAGAATTTGACTCAGGCGCAGGAACGGCGCCAAGAGCATCTGCGGCAGAGCTTAGAGGCCCAAATGGAATCGCTGCGTTTGGAAAACGGACGTCGCCTGGAAGAAATCCGCGCTATGGTGGATGAACGGCTGCAACAGACGTTGGAACGAAAATTAGGGGAAAGCTTTCAATGGGTGAGCGAGCGTTTAGAAATGGTGCATAAGGGCTTGGGGGAAATGCAAAACCTTGCCGCCAGCGTGGGGGATTTGAAAAAAGTGCTGACAAATGTTAAGACCCGCGGCACCTGGGGAGAAATTCAATTAGCCGCCTTGTTGTCAGATGTACTGGCCCCGGAGCAGTATGCGGCGAATGTGGCGGTAGTTCCCGGGCGCAATGAGCGGGTGGAATTTGCTTTGCGCCTGCCTGGGCAGGGAGAAACGGGCTGTATTTGGCTGCCAGTGGATGCGAAGTTTCCCCAGGAAGACTTTTTGCGCCTCCAAGAGGCGCGAGAAGCCGGCGATGCGGAGGGACAGGAAAGCGCAGCGAAAAAGCTGGAGCAGCGGCTGCGTTTAGAAGCCAAGAGCATTGCGGAAAAATATGTGGCTCCGCCGCATACGACTGATTTTGCTTTGTTGTTCTTGCCTACGGAAGGCTTATATGCCGAAGTGCTGCAGCGTCCTGGCTTAGCTGAGGAACTGCTGCGACGCCACCGGGTTGTCGTGACGGGGCCGATGACGCTGGCGGCGCTCTTGAACAGCTTGCAGCTAGGATTCCGAACGCTGGCCATTGAGCAGCGCAGTGCGGAAGTATGGGAGCTGTTGGGGGCGGTGCGAGGAGAATTTGCCCGCTTCGGTCTGATGTTGGAAAAAACGCAGAAAAAGCTGCAAGAAGCCTCCTTTTCTATCGAAAGCGCGGCCAAGACCTCCCGGAGCATGGAACAGCG